The Maniola hyperantus chromosome 21, iAphHyp1.2, whole genome shotgun sequence sequence TAAAGCAACCATTGATGTTATAGTGCATAGTAGTATGATCACACGGTGTTGTGTGAATCCTAGTCATTGACAGCAAACTCAACTTGtcggtggcaatcggggagggaacgccccgtacacccgcacagcccccgcgctaacctggtgcggacgagcgtgggtgacgtgcagcgggtgtgcggggcgttcttccgcctcataccgcgattgccatctcaacctgtcacggagtATACATATATGATTAGGTATGCCCAGAacgtcgtccgcgtagatttacgttttttacttgggtctttgattttttgggagaAAAGGGAACAatgattatataattttttttttttttttatttgggacagtaaacaattgtatattaaaagttaaaactaggtacgacttaaatctaacaaaattgataaatatgtaaTCCACTGTTTGGTTTTTGTTACAACAAATCaggttcttttatttttattcttaatatatcatttattttatttaatctatcTCCTTTCCTATTCAAAATTCCCTCCAAATTACGAGCCGCGTGGAATGGAACGCAACCGAAgaaaaatccaagatggcgaaaAGCACTCGAACGCGAACCCACGCTGCTCCAAAAAAAGGTTTAAGTTTTGGACAAAAATGTGAACAATAAAATCCAAATAAAACAATCCGCTGGCCAGCAAGTGTCGTGAGTGTGTGACTGCAACTACAGAAGAAATGTAAAACCCTAGTGCATCCATAAGTGCAGCGCCGGAGACAAAGTACGTAATCCTGTTGTCTTATTTAATTATCCCTGGTACCTTTCCCAATATTTAACATTTGGTCCTTCGTTCGCGAATGCATCGAATTTTCGGTGTATAAAAAACTGGTAGTTATCCTATGGGGTTGCATATCGTCACACGGGAATATCTTGGGTCAATCGGGGTAAAGTTCACGAAAATACACTGTACAAGCCATGTTTATTACGATATATGTGTATTATATCGAGTGTAGTATATAATAAATCCCTTATTTAAATGGTTGTAGTATATAATACGATATATATCTACATTTAAAATAGCACCGTGTGACGCTCTTGTTAGAACTTAGAATTGTGTAACAAAAGCTAAGCATGCTTTCGTTCGTTTCTACTTTAAAATAGAAACGAAGATGGCGTAGGGGCTATTTATGGTTAAATTTCTATTTGGGAATCGGATTGCGCCATCGCGTGGGGCGAGCGCGGATTCTAGGAATTTAGCTGTTCAAATTGGAATTAAGGGATACTACACACGGGCGTATTAAAAGGTTTGGTTATTTTTTCGGAATAATTTTTCCCTAATAAGTTAAGGGTTATGTTTTGGCTTATTAGGAATTTCTTGGGAAGTAAGGGTCACGGCACACTAGTGCGCGTTTATTAAAAAGTTTGGTTTAGTTGTTGGAAGCATTTTTCTCTAATAAGCTTTGGTCGGAATTTCGCTTATTAGATATTTCTTTGGAAATAAGGGCCGCTCCACACTAGCCAGATTTATTCAAGGTTTTGGAATTATTGTAGGAGCACTTTCCCTAATAGGTTTAGGATCGATTTCACCTATTAGGTATTTCGTTGGAAATAAGGGTTGCTTCACATTAGTGCAGGTGTATTGCAAATTGTAGTTTATGTGTGGGACGCATGTTTCCCTAATAATGGTAGTTTGTGGTTGTCCTTATtaggtattttctatttttgaaaataagggCGGTTCCGCACTGAGCTAATCTTGGAAAATTGTCTTGGGTTTAATAATATTGGAATTAATCATTGGTGCTTTGATTGGTTAATTAGGGTTGCTTTAGTCTTAAAATATtaaggtaattaattattaaacttGAACCATGGGTGGAAAAAAGTTAATGACTAAAGTGCGTTATGATATGACCGTTTCTAATTTTGAGACAATACGCTCTCTCTCTCAGGTGGTGTTGGCTTCAAATGAAaataagcttttatttaaagCTAGATGTGCTGATTTGGAAAAACTATTTGAGGATTTTCAGGAATTGCATGTCCAATTGGCAGCGGAATCGGGACCGGAGTTTGATCAGGAAAAACACATGTTAGTGTTCAAAGAAATTAGTAATTCTTACTATACATCTAAGGCGAAATATGCCGAACTTTTTGAGGACTCGGAGCTGCCAAGGGCGACTGCAAGTAAAAGCGATGATTCAACAAATCAATCGTATAAACCGAATCTGTTACTACCTAAGGTGCAAATTCCAAGCTTTAGTGGTAAGATAGAGGAATATGAGTATTTTATGGATTTGTTCTTAGCAATGGTAGGGAATGATAATCAGTTGTCTAGCACACAAAAAATCTATTATTTGTGCGGGGCTCTGAGTGGAGAGGCGAAGAGTTTGGTACAACATTTGTCAATTACCGGGGAAAATTATCCGGTTGTGCTGGATATTTTAAAGTCAAGGTATGGCAACCCAAGGTTGCAGGCCGATAAATTACTTCACACTATGATGTCGGCGTCTCCGGCAACAAAaaatttaggttctttaaaatcgTTTTTAAATGTGTTGATGGAGACTAGCAAAGGACTGCAAAAGTTAAAGTTCCCGACGGAAGAATGGTCCTATTTGCTGTTGTATATTAACTTAAACAAATTAGACATTACGCTTAAGCGTCAGTTCGAAGATAAATTTGGGGGAGGCCAGGGGTTACCAacctttgaaaatttaatcactTTTTTAACCAAGGAGGTTCAAATTCTAGAGACTACTAATTCAAGTTCAAGGGGTACCAGCTCAACAAATTCTACTCAGCAGCATAAAGTGCACGTGGCTTATTCAAGAAACCAAACGCAAAAACAGTCGATTCAGTGTATTCTATGTAACGGGGTTCATTATTTAAATCACTGTGAGAAATTTAATAAGCTGAATGTAGCAGCACggaaaaactttattattgaaAAACGGTTGTGTTTTCGGTGTTTTCATCGGCATCATATTAATGAATGTAAGGTCAAATTATCTTGCGGGACCTGTAATTCTCGGAAACATCATTCTTTGCTTCATTTGGATGAGGGGTCTGTAGGGAGCGGCTCTACTGACTCTGGTTCGGTTCCACCGGGTACGGGGGGTTCTAAATTGGGTTCACCGAATGAGGGAAAGTCAGATGCGGTTAATGTTTTGCATTCAGCAGCGATAGGTGCTCGGCGCACGGTTTTATTGTCTACAGCTTTGGTGCATATCTTGGACAAATATGGAAATTATCATGAAGTCCGTGCTTTGTTGGATAGCGGTAGCCAAAGTACCTTTATTTCGGAAAAATGTATATCCCGGTTGGGATTGAGGGTTCAAAAATCGGGTTCTGTGGATGTACGGGGGGTAGGGGGAAGCCTGTTATCCGGGTATAAAGGCTGTGTTACAGTCAGGATTACCCCACGTCACGTTGATAACCCAGTGTTGGTGACAACCGCTTTGGTATTGAATAAGGTAGCGGATGATCTGCCTAGTTGGTCATTACCCAGTCAGTTGATGGATTGCTATCCGGAGCTGCATTTGGCTGATGATCAATTTTTTAAAAGCGCCAAAATTGACATGCTCATTGGGGCGGATCTCCTGGGGGACATTTTTCTGGGTGGAGAGATTATCCGACCTGAGGGGTTGCCATGGGCCATGAATACCAtatttggttatattttacagggGGCATGTCAAGTTAATAGGGAATCTAAATCCTCGGTACAAGTTTATTTTGCTAACACGGATGCTATATTGGAGAAATTTTGGGAGGTGGAGGAGGTGCCTGTCAAGATGAAGAATCCGAAAGAAGAGCCATGTGAAGTTCACTTTGAACAGACCCACCAACGGGATACAACAGGACGATACGCACTGCGGCTACCGTTTCTAGCGGATCATCCTGAGTTGGGGGACTCTCAAAACCAAGCACGTAGACGGTTTCACACTTTGGAGAAGCGGCTCCAGGCGAATCCGGGGTTAAGCAGCAAATACGTGGACTTCATGCGGGAGTACCAGCAGTTGGGGCACATGGTTCCTTTCAGTGGAGATCTTGAAGCATCTCATTATGTAATTCCTCATCATGGGATATTTAAAGCGGGATCGGAGAAAATTCGAGTGGTGTTTGACGCCAGCTGTCCTACATCAACGGGGGTTTCTCTGAACGATTGCCTTCATGCCGGTCCAAAATTACAGCATGACGTTATGCAGGTTATCTGTCGGTTTCGGCTCCACAAAATTGCGTTTTCTACGGACATCAGGATGATGTACCGTATGATTGAGATTCAACGGGAAGATCAAAGGTACCAGTTAATATTTTGGCGGGAATCACCGAAGCTACCTTTGCAATTGTTTGCCTTAACAACGGTTACTTATGGTATGAAATGTAGTCCGTATCTAGCTATAAGGACTCTACGACAGCTCGCGGAGGATGAGTCACGTACGCCTAAAGGCGAGTCTGACCAAGGCGAGATGGATTCTTCCGGATTAGCAGAGGCAGCTCACGTGCTTCAAACATCCGTGTATATGGATGATATTTTAAGTGGAGCTCCTACTTTACCTgaagctcaacggttaaagaaggACATAATTCACCTGCTGTTCTTGGGCGGATTTGAACTGCGCAAATGGATGTCAAACGACGAACACCTCTTGGAGGATATTCCGTCAGATCATCGAGAGAAACCCCACTTATTTGACACGGACGGTCCTGGTTATGTAAAAATCCTAGGAATTCAATGGAATCCGGTTGCGGATACTTTTACTTACCATACTAATCTGGATCCAGACGTGGTTTGGACAAAAAGAGCCATTTTGTCCGTCCTCGCTCGTATGTTTGATCCTATGGGTTGGATAACCCCTGTGATTTTACAAGGGAAACTGTTGTTACAGCAGATTTGGCTGCTGAAATTAACCTGGGATGAATGTCCAACGCCAGAAATTATCAAGGAATGGACTCACATATTTAATCACCTCCCCGCCATggaaaatcttaaaataaatcGGTTTGTGTTGGCTGACGAGGTCGTTCATTGCTCGTTACATGGGTTCTCGGACGCCTCGGAGGCGCCGCAGTTTATATTCGTACTGTGACTACGAGTGGTCAGGTTCGGATCTTTTTAATGATGGCTAAATCGAAGGTCGCTCCTATAAAGAGTAAACTAACCATACCTAAGTTGGAACTATCGGCGGCAGCGTTAGCAGTCAAATTGCTAACATACGTCTTAGATTCTATTAACGATAAAGTTGTCGTGCATGACATTTTTGGTTGGTCGGATAGCACGATAGCTCTTTCGTGGTTGAAATATCCACCTCATCGGCTTCAAACGTTTGAAGGAAACCGAGTGACCCAAATCAACAACAGTGGTTTGGATATTAAATGGAGATACGTGCCCTCGGAGGGGAACCCGTCAGATGTTGCCAGCCGAGGCTGTAAGGGGCACGAGCTGCGGTCTCATGACCTGTGGTGGGGTCCACCGTGGCTGTTGTCGGATGAAGGTGATTGGCCGGTTAATCTGGTGGATCCGGTTGACACATTGCCCGGTTTACGGAGGGGCGGTAACGTCACTGTGTCGGCGGTTGCTGTATCGGATACATCTCTCATGGCCAAGTACAGCTCTTTGTCCACGTTAATAGCGGTGACCGCGTATTGCATTCGGTTTGCGTCGAACTGTAAAAAACCGACTAGCCGAATCACGGGTCCCCTAACAGTGGTAGAACGTAAACAAGCTTTAGAACGGCTTGTTCGGTTAGTCCAGGCAGACGCCTTTTCCAAGGATATTGAAGCGATTTCTAACAAACGAATGTGTTCCACGGGCCTAAGAAGATTGAACCCTTTTATTGATGATTCAGGACTACTTCGGGTGGGAGGCCGACTTGAACGATCTAGTTTACCTTTCGAGGCTAAGCATCCGTTGCTTTTGCCCAAGTCTCCTGTCCTAACATCCTTGATAATTGTGCATCATCATGAGCGATGTTGCCATGTGGGAGCAACTGCCCTTCAGGCAATTCTACAAAACCAATTCTGGGTCATTTCCGCTCGGCAGGCTATTCGAAGCCAGTTGTTTAAGTGTGTAAAGTGTTTTAAGACTAAAGCCAAGCCAGCCGAGCCTTTTATGTCGGACTTACCAGCTGACCGGATAAATGCCACTGGATTGTTTCATACGGTGCAAACGGATTTTGCGGGTCCGTTCGCAATTAAATCTTCTCGTTTACGAAAAGCCAAGGTCTTAAAAGAGTATTTGTGCGTATTTGTCTGCTCTGCTACAAAAGCAGTACATTTGGAAGTGGTCGGAGATTTATCAACGGAAGGATTTTTAGCGGCTTTCTCCCGTTTTTCGGCGAGGCGTGGTTTACCTTTTCGGATAAGATCAGACGGTGGGGGAAATTACGTTGGAAGCAGCCGTCATCTGGATGAGGTACAGCGGTTCTTGCGGACTCAGGAAGTGCAAGATAATTTGACCCATCAAGCTGGCCAATTGGGAGTCATTTGGCAGTTCAATCCCCCCGCGTCTTCGCATTTTGGCGGGCTTTTCGAAAGTGCTGTTAAGTCGGCTAAGACCTTACTAAAAAGGGTTGTGGGAGATCAAACCTTAACGCATGAGGAATTTGTAACTTTGGTGGTCAGAATTGAGGCTGTGCTGAACTCCAGGCCTTTATGCCCTTTATCTCAAGACCCGGATCAGTTAGAAGCTTTGACTCCGGCTCATTTTATTATCGGCAGGTCGCTTTTGGCAGTTCCCGAGTATGACTGGCATCATATTCCGGATTCTCGGTTAAACCGCTATCAGTTGGTTACGGCAATGTCCCAGCGGTTTTGGCTTAAGTGGAGTGAGCAGTATCTCCACACCCTTCAAATGCGAAACAAGTGGACTGCCACGACTGACCCTCCTACCGTTGGAGAGTTAGTCTTAATTAAGGACGAGAATTTGCCGCCACTTAAATGGAGGCTTGCTAGAATTAACGAGCTGCTACCTGGGAGAGATGGGGTAGTTAGGGTGGTAAAATTATTAACGTCCACTGGTTCTTTGGTCCGACCTGTTGTCAAACTGTGTCGGCTTCCTTTAAGTTAATACAATGTTTAAGGGATAAAGGCTTTTAGCCTTTCTCGGGGGGAGAATGTTTGGTTTTTGTTACAACAAATCaggttcttttatttttattcttaatatatcatttattttatttaatctatcTCCTTTCCTATTCAAAATTCCCTCCAAATTACGAGCCGCGTGGAATGGAACGCAACCGAAgaaaaatccaagatggcgaaaAGCACTCGAACGCGAACCCACGCTGCTCCAAAAAAAGGTTTAAGTTTTGGACAAAAATGTGAACAATAAAATCCAAATAAAACAATCCGCTGGCCAGCAAGTGTCGTGAGTGTGTGACTGCAACTACAGAAGAAATGTAAAACCCTAGTGCATCCATAAGTGCAGCGCCGGAGACAAAGTACGTAATCCTGTTGTCTTATTTAATTATCCCTGGTGCCTTTCCCAATATTTAACAATccactacactatccacagcttactacaaacaactagggcgacacaacattaacaaacatatacaatacatacatatatataataatataaaaatacaagcaaacgactaaactatacataaaaatttaaacaactaatcgcgctaataaaaaaaaggtcttatttacaaaataagggagacattcaatacaaaaatacataatcataACACTGTTCTACATAAGTGAATTGAAAAATTTTAATcgtttattgtttcttttttcaaaaCATCAATAATAGCCTTTTTATATAATGTCCTGCATatgtctggtaggaggcttcaaCTGTGGCTAGATACCAACCTACCGaaaaagccatgccgccaagcaatttaacgttccggtacgatgacgtGTAGAAGCAGATCAGGGCTATGGGTTTTTAAAGAAACTACCATACccattccaagttagcccgcttccatcttagactgcatcatcacttaacatcaggtaagatcgcagtcaagggctaacttgtatcagaataaaaacaaacataGTTTGCTTTGTACAGGGCTGTGAATAAGTCAGACAGACCCgcttgcatttgtaatattagtataacaTCGAATAGCTcaatctaaaaataatattgtattgaaTCGATAACCGAGTACTTCTACATGGTTCTACGTAACACGTAGATGCTACGTCGTAGGCTGCGTAGTATGTGCTACAATACAACAATATTACAAACCCAAAAGTTCTAAACggattttttcttgatttagcAAATAGATACCCTCTAataaataaacctggaatagcggtggaatagttatactctgttttgtctttctctgtcatcagtaatttgacatttgaaggaaaaagacaaaacagagtataactattccaccgctattccaggtttatttgttagagggttagagtTTATACTTGCCTCGTTGGTCTAATGGCctcatccatacttaatattataaattcaaaagtgtgtctgtctgtctgtctgctagcttttcacggcccaaccgttcaaccgattttgatgaaatttggtacagatttagcttatattccggggaaggactttttatcccggaaagttgaagagttcccacgggatttcaaaaaacctaaatccacgcgtacgaagtcgcgggcatcatctagtagttaaaTAAGATCCTCAATAGCTCTAccgctcaacgggtaaaggagtggactgaaaaccgaaagttcgacggttcaaaccccgcccgttgcactataattgtcgtacctgctcctagcacaagcttgacgcttagttggagaggaaaagggaatattagtcgtttaacatggcttatactctttttaaaaaaaaatggctaGTAGATGTATGTGGTAAACAACGTGTTAGGAATGTGCAAAtgtttaaacacaagaacatcCTTTACCCTACCCACTTACCCCAAAAACTAATTACAGTTAATTCAATTAAGACAACAAACGACTTTAATCACCTAACACCCTAATTAACTACTTAGCTAACCCTAACTTAATCAACTCTTAATTCGGTAAAACTGAGAAATAAGGCAGGCTTAGCGACTTCTTCTGTAGACAATAGTATTCTAAGTTGCGAAGTGGTAATAAAAGCCTTATCCCCTATaaaaggtgtaaccagaacgctagctaaaacgaagacaggtgattctactgatgattactgatatgataacaccaaaaaaacgcgaaaaacaTAACACTGGGTCAGGTATAATGCTGCGAGTATGTTTCTGTCGTTACAGTGTGACAGAAATGGAGTTCACGATAACGACCTCCTCGTTATGTTCACGAACGATTCTACGTGCGGGTATTACCACGAGTCACGGTAACGGACA is a genomic window containing:
- the LOC117992567 gene encoding uncharacterized protein: MNTIFGYILQGACQVNRESKSSVQVYFANTDAILEKFWEVEEVPVKMKNPKEEPCEVHFEQTHQRDTTGRYALRLPFLADHPELGDSQNQARRRFHTLEKRLQANPGLSSKYVDFMREYQQLGHMVPFSGDLEASHYVIPHHGIFKAGSEKIRVVFDASCPTSTGVSLNDCLHAGPKLQHDVMQVICRFRLHKIAFSTDIRMMYRMIEIQREDQRYQLIFWRESPKLPLQLFALTTVTYGMKCSPYLAIRTLRQLAEDESRTPKGESDQGEMDSSGLAEAAHVLQTSVYMDDILSGAPTLPEAQRLKKDIIHLLFLGGFELRKWMSNDEHLLEDIPSDHREKPHLFDTDGPGYVKILGIQWNPVADTFTYHTNLDPDVVWTKRAILSVLARMFDPMGWITPVILQGKLLLQQIWLLKLTWDECPTPEIIKEWTHIFNHLPAMENLKINRFVLADEVVHCSLHGFSDASEAPQFIFVL